A window of Ruminiclostridium herbifermentans genomic DNA:
TAGGTTTGAAAACCGATAAATTTTTGGGGGTTGAAAGTTGAGTGATTTATAATAATCTTCAAAGGAATAAATTTAAATTACGATACAAGTTGATAGCAAGAATACAAGCATGCAAGATAGGAAGGAGTACAAGATGTTTAAAATATTGAAGCACTTAAAACCACATATTATTTCTATTATATGTATAATCGGATTTTTGTTAATACAGGCTTTATGTGAACTTTCTCTGCCCGACTACATGTCTGATATTGTTAATGTGGGTATTCAGCAGGGTGGTGTTGAAAATGCTGTTCCAGAAGTTATAAGAAAAAGTGAGTTGGATAAAATTACACTTTTCATAAGTGAAGAAAGCAGAAAACTGGTATATGATAATTATAAATTAATAGAGAAGGATAATTTTTCAGAACAAGATATAGACAATTATTTAAAGATTTATCCTGAAATAAAAAATAATGATGTTTATGTACTAAATACAATTGATGAAGAAACTATTGAAGCTTTGAACTCTATAATCGGCAAGTCAATACTAATGCTTCAGACAATTGAACAAAAAGGTATAGCTTCTATTATTGGACAACAGAATATTGGAAATGCTGTTGAAAATAATACTCCAAGTTCTGAGCGAAAGATTATAAATGATACTCAGCAGAAGTCTGATGAACAAAGCCAGCAGCCACAGCTATCAGATGGGTTAGCAGGGAAAATTGAAAGTTCTGCTAATGTAAACAAGGATGCTGATATATTGGATTATTTATCTAAAATGCCAAAAGAGCAACTATTGGCTATGAAGAAACTAGCTGACGAGAAGCTTGAGCAAATGCCTGAGAGTATGATAATACAGGGTGCAATACCTTATGTGAAAGCCGAGTATTCTGTCCTTGGCAGAGATACTGACTGGCTGCAAACAAATTATATCCTCTATGTTGGATTACTTATGCTGCTGATATCATTTGGAAGCTTAGTTGCCACCGTTTTGGGAAGTTTACTTTCATCAAGGGTAGCAGCAGGACTTAGCAAAAGCCTTAGAAAAAATGTATTTGAAAATGTTGTAAGCTTTTCAAATACAGAATTTGATAAGTTTTCTACATCCTCTCTAATAACAAGAAGCACCAACGACATTCAACAGGTTCAGACATTTATTATAATGCTTCTGCGAATAGTCTTCTATGCTCCTATATTGGGTATTGGCGGTGTAATAAAGGTTATGAATACTGATACACAAATGTCATGGATTATTGGTGTGGGTGTATTAGCTATGATGGCTTTGATAGTTGTATTGTTTGTGGTTGCAATGCCTAAATTCAAAAGTATGCAGAAGCTTGTTGACAGACTAAATCTTGTGACACGTGAGTCTCTTACAGGAATGCTTGTTGTTAGAGCGTTTAGTACTCAGAAATACGAAGAAAATAAGTTTGATAAGGCAAATATAGATTTCACAAAAACAACCCTTTTTGTTAGCAGAGCCATGGCAGCAATGATGCCTGTTATGATGCTTATTATGAATTGTATTACACTTCTGATTGTATGGGTTGGTGCTCATCAGATAGATTTGGGTAACATGCAGGTTGGAAATATGATGGCATTTATGCAGTATGCAATGCAGATAATAGTATCCTTCCTGATGATTTCTGTTATATCAATTATTTTACCTCGTGCTTCGGTATCAATTTCGCGTATAGCAGAGGTGTTAGATACAACTGGAACAATAAAAAATCCAGATACTATAAAAGAATTCCGCAAAGACCTTAAAGGTCATGTGGAATTCAGAAATGTATCCTTTAAATATCCTGGAGCCGATGATTATGTACTTTCAGATGTGAGTTTTACTGCCAAGCCTGGTGAAACCACTGCATTTATCGGAAGTACAGGAAGTGGGAAATCGACACTTATAAATCTGCTGCCTCGTTTTTATGATGTTACTGAAGGGCAAATTTTGGTCAATGGTATAGATATTAGGGAGGTTTCATTGCATGAACTTAGAGAAAAAATTGGTTATGTACCACAAAAGGGTATATTGTTCTCAGGTACTATTGAGAGCAATTTAAAATATGGTAACGAAGCTGCAACAGAAGAAGACTTAAGAAGTTCTTCAGAAATTGCACAAGCCATGGAATTTATTAATGAAAAGGAAGAGGGCTTCAAAACAGAAATATCCCAAGGAGGAACAAATGTTTCTGGAGGACAGAAGCAGCGATTATCAATTGCCCGTGCGCTTGTTAAAAAGCCTGAAATATTTATATTTGACGATAGCTTTTCTGCATTGGACTTCAAGACTGATGCTGCACTTAGAAAAGCCCTAAAGGAGAAAACGGGTGATGCAACTGTTCTTGTAGTTGCTCAAAGAATAAGTACAGTAATGAATGCAAATCAAATCCTAGTGCTGGATGAAGGAAAGGTTGTAGGAATTGGTACCCATAAGGAATTGATGGAGAGTTGTGAGGTATATCAGCAAATTGCTTTATCCCAACTGTCGCAAGAAGAACTGTCTAGTTAAGTATAAAAGCAAAGCGACAGTTTAATGTCGCAAGAAGAACTGTCTAGTTAAGAATAAAGCAAAACGACAGTTTAATGTCTCAGAAGAACTTTCTAGCTAGGAAGGGATATAAGGTTGAGGCGTACCGCCACGAAAGTAATACCAGATTAATGTGCCGAGAGTCGGCGTGGAGGTTAGTATGAGTAAAAATTCTGAAAATAAAATACCTAGAAAAAATAAAAAACAAAGTATGGGTGGACCAATGGGAGGACCTATGGGCGCTCAGGTTGAAAAAGCGAAAAATTTCAAAAAAACAATTAGAAAACTACTTGCTTATATGAAACCATATTTGCCAGCTATTATAGTTGCTTTAGTATTAGCAATTGGCAGTGCTGCTTTTTCAATAGCTGGTCCCAAAATTCTTGGTAATGCAACTACAAAGATTTTTGAAGGTTTGATTGGCAAGGTTAGTGGAGAGAGTACTGGTATAGACTTTGATTATATAGGAGAAAAGTTATTATTTTTGGTAGGATTATATGCCATCAGTTCATTATTTGCATTTATTCAAGGGTACACAATGGCAGGTGTTGCGCAAAAGGTATCCTACAGGTTGAGAAAAGAAATTTCTGAAAAAATTAACCGTTTACCTCTTAAATATTTTGATAAAATGACACATGGTGAAGTTTTATCGAGGGTTACAAATGATGTTGATACAGTTAGTCAAACACTTAATCAAAGCTTGTCACAGATTATTACATCCATAACAATGCTGATAGGAATATTGATAATGATGCTTTCTATTAGTTGGTTGATGACTTTGGCATCAGTATTAATTCTTCCATTATCAGTAGTTTTTATATCATTAATTGTTAAGAAATCTCAGAAATATTTTAAATCTCAGCAGGAGTATCTAGGACATGTAAATGGCCATGTGGAGGAAATATTTAGCGGACATAACATAATGAAAGCTTTTAATGGAGAGAAAAAGGCAGTTGAAACCTTTGACCAGCTAAATAATACCCTTTATACATCTGCATGGAAATCTCAGTTTTTGTCAGGAATGATGATGCCTATAATTTTCTTTGTAGGCAATCTTGGATATGTTATGGTATCAATTCTAGGAGGCTGGCTTGCAATTAAAAAAACTATAGAGGTTGGAGATATTTTGGCATTTGTTCAATATGTAAGGCAGTTTTCACAGCCTCTTGGTCAGGTGGCACAGGTTGCTAATATATTACAGTCAACAGCGGCGGCAGCAGAAAGAGTATTTGAGTTTTTAGAAGAACAAGAGGAAACAGAGGATATAGAGAAGCCTGTTACCATTGATGGAATAAAAGGAGAAGTAGAATTTAAGAATGTTCACTTTGGATATAATCCTGAAAGCATAATAATAAATAATTTTTCAGCTCATATAAAGCCTGGACAAAGAGTAGCAATTGTAGGCCCTACAGGTGCTGGAAAGACAACAATGGTAAAACTTTTAATGCGTTTCTACGAACTGAATAGTGGAGACATCTTTATTGATGGTAATAACATTGTTGATTTCAAGAGAGGCGAACTGCGAGATTTATTTGGTATGGTGCTACAGGATACATGGCTGTTTAATGGAACAATTATGGACAATATTAGGTATGGCAGAATTGATGCTACAGATGAAGAGGTCATAAAGGCTGCAAAGGCTGCTCATGCTCACCATTTCATAAAAACATTACCAGATGGCTATAATATGGTGTTAAATGAAGAGGCAAGTAATGTATCACAAGGTCAAAAGCAGCTTTTAACAATAGCTCGTGCTATTTTGTCAGACCCCAAAATTCTAATTCTTGACGAAGCAACAAGTTCAGTAGACACTCGTACAGAGGTTCTTATTCAGAAGGCCATGGAAAACTTGATGAAAAATAGAACAAGCTTTATAATAGCGCACAGATTATCAACAATAAGAGATGCTGATTTGATATTAGTTATGAAGGATGGGGATATTGTAGAGCAAGGTACGCATGAAGAATTAGTATCAGCTAAGGGTTTCTATGCTTCATTGTACAACAGCCAGTTTGAAACTAATGAGGCTTCATAGAAATATTTATGGTAACCAAACTGCGTTCAATATCTAATTAAAGTTTAATTTATTCTGAAAAGGAGTTATTGGAAATAAAAAATAATATAACAAACAGTAAAATGTTTAATATAATAATTCTTTATTAATATTTAAAAAGCTTATACTTTTGAAAGATTAAATTTCAGAAGGTAAGCTTTTTTTGCATAATCGAAAACCTAGAGCCGATAATAGACATCTGACACTTTAAATAAAATGAAGTTAATGATATAATTAAATTCTAAGGAGGTGTTGAGCATGGACGATAAATTATTTAATTTGATTGAAAAAATGTATTCAGATTTAAAGAATGAAATATCATCAGTAAAAGATAATTTAACGAATGAAATATCATCAGTAAAAGAGAATTTAACGAATGAAATATCATCAGTAAAAGAGAATTTAACGAATGAAATATCATCAGTAAAAGAGAATTTAAAGAATGAAATATCATCAGTAAAAGAGAATTTAACGAATGAAATATCATCAGTAAAAGAGAATTTAACGAATGAAATATCATCAGTAAGAGAAGATTTAACAAATGAAATAAGAACCGTAGGAAACCAAGTTTTGAAACTAGAAAATGATATAAATCCTAAAATAGAAGCTTTATTTGATGGCTATAAGCAGAATACAGAAGCCCTCGAACGAATAGAAAAAGAGGTCTCAAAGCAGGAAGAAATTATAATGCGACGTGTGAAATAAATATATAAAAAATAATAGATATAAATAAATCGATAAAAATTAATAAATTAACACAAGTCCTTGAATCTTTCAAAGTTCTTCATTTTCGGAAGGTAAATAATCATCTCAGCAGTGACCAAATAATTCTTGAATTCCTCAAAAGGCTATATTTTGAGTATATTAAACTACATATTAAACTACATATTAAACTACATATTATAGAATATTTAATTATAATAGTTCTATCAATTTTAATTTTTGTTTTTTTAACGCATCTGCCAAAACCTAATATAAGTTTTGTAAAGTTTCTGATTTATACACAAATTTATGACGAGTATCATTGACATGAAAAGAACGCAGCAAGGGATCAACATAGGAATCTTTGTAACATGTCGCCTAGTTCATAAATATAGTGACGAACTTTACGATATTTACTTAGGCTGTGATCAAAAGTTAGCACTAATATCATTGAACTTTACCCGTTTATAAGTTTCAAAAAAGTCATTGCCTTATAAAGACAATGACTTTTTGAGAAGTTTGTGTATAGGGGTTACCACAAAATTTATTTTTTAATATTGGTAAAATATTCTGCTTATTTATATATCGACACATTATACTGTTTTCATTAACACTATTTTTAAAAAAATTTAATAAAATAAGAAAAAAATGTATAAAGTGGTGAATAGTTAGCGAAATTTGTAAAGTAATCAAATAATTAGTATGTATTATTGGAAATGTTGAAAGCATAAATATTTATATCTTATAAGATAGCTGTTTATAATTTTACCGTGCTGTTTATAATCTAAGGATTGTACTCGTACTCGAAGTTGAAGTTAAAATAATATTGGCTACTAAAACAAGTAATTATACTAATCTTTAACACAAAACCAGACTATTCCCAATATGCTATAAATTTTAGTAATTCACTTTGATAATAAAGCATGTTGTGAGTGTTGTAAAATAATAAATATCAACAGTATACTAGTTAAATAGTATTCCAGTTAATATAATATATGGCTGTCTCCCAAAATTGACGCTGAAATAATTGAGGTGAAGAATAAGAACTTTCGCCGACTATATATCCAAGGCATTTTGTATTAATTAATACTCACAGATACTTAATTTCGCTGTGTCGGCTACATTACTTTTTCTTCACCTACTATTTCTAGAATCAATTTTTAACTGAACTTCGCAATTTGATTATATTGCTGCTGCTTACCATTTTATTGATATTGCTAATAATTTTTTTGATAAAACATAAGTATGCAGAAAATGTTGTTTTGTCACAGTTCCAGATAACTTGTATTTAGCGTATTTTTCTGCACTCTAAATAGAAACGCTTTTCTTCAGCTTCTCCCATTGAAAATGTTTTTCTTGGAAGAGCACCATCTAAAATAACTGTTTTGAATAAATCGGTTTTGTTCATTGGGGGAAGATAAATTCCCATGTTGCCAGGTTGTGTGCCAAGCTTTGTTACAACATCATCACCATGTATATAATCAATTTTTACCTCTGGATGTTCTTTCATATATGAATCTAGAAAAGTTTGTAGTGTTCCCACTTCTAGATTACTCTTAGGGTTATTTATTGTTATGCTGCCTTTTCCTGCGGAGGTAATGTAATGGAATGTATGAACGGAATTAGGCTTTGCATTTTCACAGGTGCATTTTTCATCACATGAATTATTTGAGTAAAATGAGTTAAATTGGTTTATGAGATCTTCTGAATTAACATTAAATAAAACTCTATGTATTGGCTCGAAAACAAGACCATCATCATGTACATTCACAAGTTCAACTAAAGCGTATCTTGCAGGATGATTTTGCTGCTCCTCAGATGTTAAAGTAGCCTTTACATTTTCCCAATGGCCTTTTGCTGATGCAAGAGAATGGTTCCCATCACCTACAGCAAATAGTAAAATGTCTTTGTCACAGCCAATATTGTACTTCTTACTAAAATTGTCCTTCTGGGCCAGCTTTGACAAAGCGTCTGCAATGGAAGAGATATCAGCTTCATCACATATTTTATAGCCTTTGATATGCCCTCCGTTCATCATTAACTCAAAATCATACAACTTTTCTAAGTTAGCTGATTTTTCAAAAAGTGGCTCAATAACTGTTTTATCAGGGTCATCGATCAAAACCATTATGTGAGGCAACTCAATAGGTGCGTTCTGACGGATTTTTATTCTAGGTGGCAAGCGCTCTATAACTGTACCCTCAGTAGCTCTAATAAGTGTGTTTGAGCCTTTTGTATAGTCATAACATTCCAAATCTAGTGCAAGCATTAAGCCCTTTCTAGACTGACTATGAGATGTCTTCCTGTCTACTAGGATAAAACAATTGTCCAATTCATTGATAACCTTTTCGTCTATATATTTTTTCATGTTTTCATTTATTTGTGAAATCCTGCTTTCGCTATCACCGTCTTCTAAGTATACCTCTGGGAAAATAATGCTAAGAGTGGAAGGCTTTCCACTAGTAAATTCTTCTACACTTTTCCAGTAGTCTCTCTCTGATGTATATTGGTCACAGGCTACAACTGCCCAGCTAGTAAAATCCGTTTCCTTATTTGGAAGCATAATTTTTGGAATATGTACACCTAATTGGGATAAAACTTTATTTGAATTACTCATAAAATCACCTCATAAAAATTTTTGAAAATTTGTAGCAAATTTAATTACAAACTATTAATGCAAAATAATATTCAATACTTTAACTTTTATGTAAGATTTGCTGGGGTTACCTAGATAAAAACAACATTAAACGTATAAAAATAAATTTTTGTACATGATAATGATAAATTCATTACTAATTGTGCGGACTTATTTACTTCTAAAATAATTAGATTAATATAGCCCAACACAATTAAATTTTGATATTTGTTCTAATTAAAAGTTATCTAGTAGTTAAATGGTCTTACACAAAAATACCTCTGATAAACAGATAGATTGTACTAAATAAAGCAAATAATATTATTTATCATGAGGTAAGGTGATACCACAGTGGTATCACTGTGGCATCTATCTGTAAATTTTACAATAATCTAGGTTCTAAGTCAATTTTCATATGAGTTAATATCTTACTTTTTGTTTAGTTGACTGTCCTAAAACACATCTTTGAAGTAACTTTCATGTGAGCATATGTATTCTTTTTGCTTAATGAACTGTCTTAAAATACATCTTTGGAGCAACTCTGCACGAAATTGGCAGTAATAATCTCATTACGGACTCTACTGGCACATTTATTTCGCCACAATTAAAACTATTTAGCTTTCATTGATTGTTGCGAGAGACACTATCATGATTTTCTGTTGTAAAGCTAGATTTTCTGTACATTGATATCTTGCTTCAAGAAATAGTAAGCAGAATCAATATAGTCTGATTGCTAAACTCGGCTAGAAAATGATGCTAGAAATCATTAAAAATTGCCAATATTTTTATTATAAAATGTTTGAATTATTTAAATAACTAAAACAAATAATAAACATATTATGAAAGTGATAAGTGAAATGTGGTGATTTACTATGATAAGAAAATATAGTGAGGTATTGGGCTTGCCTGTTATATCTGCAAAGAATGGAATGAAAATAGGAACACTAAAGGATGTTGTGTTTTGCAGAGATAACAAAGGTGTCCTTGCATTCATAATAGAGAAGGGAAACCATAGCTTAAAGGGAAATGTAGTTATGCTGCAGGATGTTTTAAGCCTTGGAAATGATGCACTTATTATAAATGATTCTGATAACCTTGTAGAATACAAAAGAATAAAAAAAACACCCGAAATGCTAGAAAGAATACAGCTTCGTGGTTATAAAATATATACACATTCAGGAAATGATATTGGGATAGTTAAGGATATACTTTTTGATTACAAGACTGGAAAGGTTGAGGGAGTTCAGGTTTCTGACGGATTACTTCAAGATTTGTTAGTAGGTAGAAATATTATGCCATTTCTCGGCAAAATTGAAATAGGCGAAGAGAATATCTTAGTAGATAATGAAGCAGTTGAAGAGATGATGAACACTGGTGGTGGTATCAGAAGCCTGCTGGAAAACTAATTTTACTGACTTTCACGTAAGTCTATCACTACAGAGAAATTATCAATGGTTTGTTGCCAAAATAAACCCGAAAGCATAGTTAATGTTTACATTGTGCAATTTTAAGTTGGGTATAGCAATGTTTAGCCGACTTATAACATTTAATTATAACCTAACTTACCTACTGATTTGCTAAATATGGATTCATCGCCTTATGGTTTTTAACATTCATAAGGCAATGAAAACCATTAATTATACAAAGCTTCTTTGCGGTTTAGGAGGTGATTATATGAAATTTGCAAAAGGAATACTTATTGGGGGATTAATCGGAGCATCTATTAGCGTTCTGACCAATCCGGATATAGTAGACCCTCGCATGAGAAAAAGACTTATAAAGTCAGGGAAAAAGATTGTACGTAGATCTAGTAATGTATTTGAAGACATGATACACATGTTCAGATGATTTTACAACATGAAAAGGATACCATTATTTAAATGCAAAAGAAACTATTAAAGTAAAAGAAATATTAAAGTAAAGCTACAAGAAAAGTGGATTAAAATTCAGGCAGGTCGCTGCAAAATAATAAGTCAATTTGGAAGTTAATAAAATTTGCAGATTTTTTGTTGATTATTAAGTTGCAGTGACCATTTAGCCTTCTAATTACATCATATAAACTAACTTTAACAAACCCACAAGCTTCCTATCTCTACTATTTGTGTACAGCACAGGCGAAATGGATTTTATTAATTTAAAAAATAAAGCTTGCTCTAGCATTGATTTTCCAACAGAAAAATCTGCTAATAATTAAAAAGAGGGAATCTCTGCAAGAACTTTGTGGATTTGAGTAATCAAGCAATGAATATGCACTTTTTTATAACTATATGCGTTACTTTATAGAAGACTGTGCCATTATTAATAGTTTCAGTAAAATTTTATTACATAAGTCTGTGAGGATGATGTGTTTAAATTGGAATAAAAGGACATACTTAACCGAAAGCTTAACTATATTTTTATGAAGGTTGGCTATACTGGTCCAATTGGTACTACCGGACCAACTCGAAAACATAACTATATTTATATGACGGAAGTATGCATTGGAGGATAATATGAGGAATGTAAAAAAGGCTGTATTTTACATAATATTATCAGTGTTATTTATTGGATTGGTTATTTTTGTGTATTTTTTTAGCGATAGGATTTTTAAGATTTTATCACCTCTGCTAATTGCTATTGTCATTGCATATATTATTTATCCGTTAGTTATTAAATTTGAAAGAAAGGGTATAAAAAGAAGTATTGCAATAATAGTTATTTACACATTTATTGCATTATCAATAGTCTTCTTTTCAATTTACATTATGCCTTATGTATTGGACAATGCGAAACAATTGTTCAATACATTACCTAGCATAACAAATAACTACAAAGATCTTTTTAATTCACTTGTATCAAAAATTAAGACAAGCAAATGGCCTCCTGAAATTAAAAACGTAATATTTAATGAAATAAATAATGCAACCATTCTTGTGCAGCAATATTTTTCATCTGCAATGAAAAAGTCATTGGGGGCAGTAGCTTCATCAATTGCTATTTTAATAAATATTGTACTATCTATGATTATTGCATATTATTTATTGAAGGATATTGACGGGATAAAAAGATCAGCACTTCTAATTGCTCCAAAGAGAATGCGTAATGAATTAGTCAATATTGGGCGTGAATTGAATTCTATTATATCTCATTTTATACAGGGACAATTACTTACAGCACTTATAGTTGGAATATTAGAAACATTGGGTTTATATTTTATCAATGTGAAGTATCCTTTTGTTTTAGGGATAGTAGGAGGCATTGCTAATATTATTCCCTATTTTGGACCGTTTTTAGGTGCAATTCCTGCTGTTGCAATAGC
This region includes:
- a CDS encoding AI-2E family transporter, which encodes MRNVKKAVFYIILSVLFIGLVIFVYFFSDRIFKILSPLLIAIVIAYIIYPLVIKFERKGIKRSIAIIVIYTFIALSIVFFSIYIMPYVLDNAKQLFNTLPSITNNYKDLFNSLVSKIKTSKWPPEIKNVIFNEINNATILVQQYFSSAMKKSLGAVASSIAILINIVLSMIIAYYLLKDIDGIKRSALLIAPKRMRNELVNIGRELNSIISHFIQGQLLTALIVGILETLGLYFINVKYPFVLGIVGGIANIIPYFGPFLGAIPAVAIALLDSPSKALFAVLVFIIVQQIDNAFISPKIIEGKLGLHPITTIIAVLVGGEFFGIIGMLIGVPITAMLKVVFKRAIDLVV
- a CDS encoding YtxH domain-containing protein; this translates as MKFAKGILIGGLIGASISVLTNPDIVDPRMRKRLIKSGKKIVRRSSNVFEDMIHMFR
- a CDS encoding ABC transporter ATP-binding protein, with protein sequence MFKILKHLKPHIISIICIIGFLLIQALCELSLPDYMSDIVNVGIQQGGVENAVPEVIRKSELDKITLFISEESRKLVYDNYKLIEKDNFSEQDIDNYLKIYPEIKNNDVYVLNTIDEETIEALNSIIGKSILMLQTIEQKGIASIIGQQNIGNAVENNTPSSERKIINDTQQKSDEQSQQPQLSDGLAGKIESSANVNKDADILDYLSKMPKEQLLAMKKLADEKLEQMPESMIIQGAIPYVKAEYSVLGRDTDWLQTNYILYVGLLMLLISFGSLVATVLGSLLSSRVAAGLSKSLRKNVFENVVSFSNTEFDKFSTSSLITRSTNDIQQVQTFIIMLLRIVFYAPILGIGGVIKVMNTDTQMSWIIGVGVLAMMALIVVLFVVAMPKFKSMQKLVDRLNLVTRESLTGMLVVRAFSTQKYEENKFDKANIDFTKTTLFVSRAMAAMMPVMMLIMNCITLLIVWVGAHQIDLGNMQVGNMMAFMQYAMQIIVSFLMISVISIILPRASVSISRIAEVLDTTGTIKNPDTIKEFRKDLKGHVEFRNVSFKYPGADDYVLSDVSFTAKPGETTAFIGSTGSGKSTLINLLPRFYDVTEGQILVNGIDIREVSLHELREKIGYVPQKGILFSGTIESNLKYGNEAATEEDLRSSSEIAQAMEFINEKEEGFKTEISQGGTNVSGGQKQRLSIARALVKKPEIFIFDDSFSALDFKTDAALRKALKEKTGDATVLVVAQRISTVMNANQILVLDEGKVVGIGTHKELMESCEVYQQIALSQLSQEELSS
- a CDS encoding DUF1015 domain-containing protein, whose amino-acid sequence is MSNSNKVLSQLGVHIPKIMLPNKETDFTSWAVVACDQYTSERDYWKSVEEFTSGKPSTLSIIFPEVYLEDGDSESRISQINENMKKYIDEKVINELDNCFILVDRKTSHSQSRKGLMLALDLECYDYTKGSNTLIRATEGTVIERLPPRIKIRQNAPIELPHIMVLIDDPDKTVIEPLFEKSANLEKLYDFELMMNGGHIKGYKICDEADISSIADALSKLAQKDNFSKKYNIGCDKDILLFAVGDGNHSLASAKGHWENVKATLTSEEQQNHPARYALVELVNVHDDGLVFEPIHRVLFNVNSEDLINQFNSFYSNNSCDEKCTCENAKPNSVHTFHYITSAGKGSITINNPKSNLEVGTLQTFLDSYMKEHPEVKIDYIHGDDVVTKLGTQPGNMGIYLPPMNKTDLFKTVILDGALPRKTFSMGEAEEKRFYLECRKIR
- a CDS encoding PRC-barrel domain-containing protein, with the protein product MIRKYSEVLGLPVISAKNGMKIGTLKDVVFCRDNKGVLAFIIEKGNHSLKGNVVMLQDVLSLGNDALIINDSDNLVEYKRIKKTPEMLERIQLRGYKIYTHSGNDIGIVKDILFDYKTGKVEGVQVSDGLLQDLLVGRNIMPFLGKIEIGEENILVDNEAVEEMMNTGGGIRSLLEN
- a CDS encoding ABC transporter ATP-binding protein is translated as MSKNSENKIPRKNKKQSMGGPMGGPMGAQVEKAKNFKKTIRKLLAYMKPYLPAIIVALVLAIGSAAFSIAGPKILGNATTKIFEGLIGKVSGESTGIDFDYIGEKLLFLVGLYAISSLFAFIQGYTMAGVAQKVSYRLRKEISEKINRLPLKYFDKMTHGEVLSRVTNDVDTVSQTLNQSLSQIITSITMLIGILIMMLSISWLMTLASVLILPLSVVFISLIVKKSQKYFKSQQEYLGHVNGHVEEIFSGHNIMKAFNGEKKAVETFDQLNNTLYTSAWKSQFLSGMMMPIIFFVGNLGYVMVSILGGWLAIKKTIEVGDILAFVQYVRQFSQPLGQVAQVANILQSTAAAAERVFEFLEEQEETEDIEKPVTIDGIKGEVEFKNVHFGYNPESIIINNFSAHIKPGQRVAIVGPTGAGKTTMVKLLMRFYELNSGDIFIDGNNIVDFKRGELRDLFGMVLQDTWLFNGTIMDNIRYGRIDATDEEVIKAAKAAHAHHFIKTLPDGYNMVLNEEASNVSQGQKQLLTIARAILSDPKILILDEATSSVDTRTEVLIQKAMENLMKNRTSFIIAHRLSTIRDADLILVMKDGDIVEQGTHEELVSAKGFYASLYNSQFETNEAS